The sequence below is a genomic window from Rhodococcus sp. 4CII.
ACTCGTGTTCGACGATGTTCGCGTCCCCCTCGGGAACGTCCTCGGCGAAGTGAACGACGGCTTCGGCTACCTGCGCCACAATCTGCCCCAGGAACGCCTGAGCGTGGCGGTGACGTCGATGGCGTCGATGCGGCGCACCTTCGACCAGGCGCTGGCGTACAGCTGCGACCGCACGGCGTTCGGCAGGCGGGTGGCCGACTTCCAGGCCAACCGCTTCTACCTCGCGGAACTCGCCACCGAGATCGAGATCGCGCAGTGTTTCACCGACCGCTGCATCCTCGACGCCGCGCACGGCACGCTCGACGAGGTGACCGCGGCGATGGCCAAGTGGTGGATCACCGAATTGCAGCAGCGCGTCGTCCAGCGCGCGGTGCAGCTGCACGGCGGCTACGGCTACATGCGGGAATACGACGTCGCACAGGACTACCTCGACTGCCGCGGCGGGCCGATCTACGCCGGAACCACCGAGATCATGAAGGAAATCATCGGGCGCAAGCTCACACGGGCCTAGCTGCCCGAGCGCGGAAGCGTTGTCGATCTCTTCCATTGACATCTTCAATGATTAATGTTTAATTGTGATCCGCGCTACATGCGCGATCCACTCTGATGTCCCGCTCGGCCAAGGAGTATCGATGACGGTCACCGCCACCGCCGGCACCATGTCGGCCACCCGCCGCAAGAAGGAAGTTCGCAGGGTGATCCTGTCGAGCTACCTGGGCAGCACCATCGAGTTCTACGACTTCCTGCTCTACGCCACCGCAGCATCCCTCGTCTTCGGCCCCGTGTTCTTCGCCGGCCTGGACCCCCTGGCCGCGAGCATCGCCTCGATGGGAACGTTCGCCGCCGGCTACGTCGCGCGCCCCCTGGGCGGAATCGTCTTCGGGCACTTCGGCGACACGGTCGGCCGCAAGGCGATGCTGCTGATCTCCATGACGGTCATGGGCATCGCGTCCTTCGCGATCGGGCTCATTCCCCCGCCGGAGATGATCGGGTCCTGGGCCGCGGTGATCCTCGTCCTCCTCCGGGTCTGCCAGGGTCTCGCCGTCGGCGGCGAATGGGGTGGCGCAGCGCTCATGTCGCTCGAACACGCCGAATCCGGCAAGCGCGGTTTCGCTGCGGCGTTCACCAACGCGGGGGCCCCGACCGGGGCGCTGCTCGGCACCCTCGCGCTGGCAGCCGTGTCGCTCCTCCCTGACGAGCAGTTCCTGACGTGGGGCTGGCGCATCCCCTTTCTGATCTCCGCATTCATGCTGGCCCTCGGCCTGTTCATCCGCGCCAGAGTGTCGGAGAGCCCGCTGTTCACGGCGGCGCTGAAGGAGACCGCGAAGAAGGAGACCGCCCCGCCGATCGTCACGATCCTCAGGCGTCCCCGCGCGGTGGTCGTGGCCGCGATGAGCTGCATCGCGAGCTTCGGAATGCAGACCGCGTTCACCACGTTCGCCATCACCTTCGGCGTGTCGAGTGGCGCCCAGCGATCCGACGTACTGCTCGCGTTCTCCATCTGCCAGTTCTGCGCGATCTTCCTGGTACTCGGTTCGGCGCGACTGTCCGACCGGATCGGGCGGCGACCGGTCATGCTCGCGGGCCTCGGCGCGATGATCGTCAGCGTCTACCCGCTGTTCCTGCTGCTGAGCACGGGACGGTTCCTGTTCATCGCGCTCGCCTTCGTCGGCTACACCGTCTGCCACTCGGCCACCTACGGGCCGATGGCGGCGTTCATTTCCGAGCAGTTCGGCACCCGGGCGCGCTACACGGGAGCGTCACTCGGATATCAGCTGGCCACGCTCATCGGCGCGGGATTCACCCCGGTCATTCTGGCGTCGCTGTTCGCGTCGTCGGGCAAATCGATCCTCCCCGTCGGGTTGTTCATCATCGCACTGTGCGTGGTGAGCGCCGTCTTCCTCGTCGCGACGAAGGAGAGCAAGGACAACGACCTGAGCGCCGACACCCCGTCGGCCTGAGAAATTCATCGACCACGCTCGAGAGTAGTTTCGAAGAGAACGAGGAGTCACCATGAACAACGAAGGCATCGGCTCGTGGCTCGAGCGCCGCATCGCGATGACGCCGAAGAGCGAGGCGCTCGTCTTCGACGGACAGGCCGTCACCTACGAGGAGATGGCCCTGCGGACACGTCGTCTCGCCCACGGTCTGCGCGCCCTCGGAGTCGACAAGGGCGACTGCGTAGGCTTCTTCGGATTCAACGATCCCGCGGCACTGGAAGTGATGTTCGCGGCCGGCTTGCTCGGTGCCACCTATCTTCCGCTCAACGCCCGCCTCACCGCCGAAGAGGCGCGCTACGTCCTCCGCGATTCACGATGCAGCACAGTCATCTTCGGAGATCAGCAATCCGACGTCGCGCGGGAGCTGGCGCAGTCGGAGACGCCCGTGACCACCTGGATCGGTCTGGACGACTCGTGGCCGGGTCTCACGTACGAGGAGGTGCGGGCCGGCCGACCCGACACGCGCATCGACGAGCGGGTTGGCCTCGACGACCTCTCGGTGCTGATGTACTCGTCGGGCACCACCGGCGCACCGAAGGGCGTCATGCTCAGCCACGGCAACATGCTGTGGAACGCGTTGAACCAGCTTCTCGCCCAAGACATGACGTCGAAGGACCGCACCCTGTCGGTGGCGCCGCTGTTCCACATCGGCGGTATCGGCGGTGCCGTCACACCCACGCTTCTCACCGGCGGCACCGTGGTGCTGCTGCGCAAGTTCGATGCCGGCGTCGTCCTCGACACGATCGAGAAGGAACGCATCACCACGTTCTTCGCAGTTCCCACGATGATTCAGGAACTGTGGCACCACCCCCGGTTCGCGGGCGCCGATCTGTCCAGCCTGCGGGCCATCTGCGTCGCCGGCGCACCCGTGCCCGAAGCGTTGATCTCACCGTGGCAGGAACGTGGCGTCGCGATCGCGCAGGCGTACGGGCTGACCGAGACCGCGCCGTCGGTGACGATGCTGTCGGGTGACGACGTGCGCGCGAAGGTCGGATCGGCGGGCAAGCGGACGTTCTTCACCGACGTCGACGTCGTCCGCCCGGACGGGTCGAGCGCCGAACCGAACGAGGTCGGCGAGATCGTCGCCCAGGGACCGAACGTGATGCTCGGCTACCTGAATCAGCCCGACGCGACCGCCCGCACCGTCGTGGACGGCTGGCTGCACACCGGCGACGCCGGTTACTTCGACGACGATGGCTTCCTCTTCATCTGCGACCGCTACAAGGACATGTACATCTCGGGCGGCGAGAACGTCTACCCCGCCGAGATCGAGGCGGCGCTGCTGAAACTGGACGGAATCCGGGAGGCGGCGGTGATCGGCGTCCCCCACGAGAAGTGGGGCGAGACCGGCATGGCGTTCGTCGTGGCCGCCGACGGCACGTCGCTCGACGCGGAGACCGTCCGCACCCGGCTGCGAGAAAGGCTCGCGGGGTTCAAGATTCCCACGTTCGTCCAGATCGCGGAGGAGCTTCCCCGCACTGCGACCGGGAAGATCCGCAAACCCGATCTGCGCTCCCGCGCCGGTGCGTACTTGTCAACGTCCCGCGGTTGACACGTACTCACGAGCTACTGCGGCTCGTACTGGATGTAGCGACGCACCTCCCGCGCCCGCTCCGCTCCGGCGAAGCGGGCGACGAGGTGCAGCGCCATGTCGATACCCGCGGACACGCCGGCCGAGGTGATCACGTCACCGTCGTCGACGAACCGATCGTCCGGCCGCACGTCGATGCTGGGATCGATCTCCGCCAGCAGTGCCAGTGACGCCCAATGCGTCGTAGCCGGCCTGTCTTTCAACAGGCCGGCTTTCGCGTAGACCAGGGAACCCGTGCAGACGCCGGCCATCAACGGGACGTCGGTGCGCTGCCGACGCACCCAGTCGAGGTGTTCGTGGTCGAGAAGTTGTGGCCGCGTGCCCCGACCGCCGGGATGGATCAGCACCTCCAGCGACGGAGCGTCGGCGTAGGAATGATGAGCGCCCAGGACGAGCCCCTTGGCGCACCGCACACTTCCGCCCGTCGCGGACAGGCAGGACACGGCGTATCCGTCGTCCGGGTACGTGCGCGTCCACGCGGACAGCACCTCCCACGGGCCGACGACATCCAGTTCTTCGACGTCGTCGAACAACACGATCCCGATGTGCTTCATTCCACCATGCAAGCACACCCGTGAGTACTTGTTAACCGGCCGCGGTTAACAAG
It includes:
- the couT gene encoding p-hydroxycinnamate MFS transporter, with the protein product MTVTATAGTMSATRRKKEVRRVILSSYLGSTIEFYDFLLYATAASLVFGPVFFAGLDPLAASIASMGTFAAGYVARPLGGIVFGHFGDTVGRKAMLLISMTVMGIASFAIGLIPPPEMIGSWAAVILVLLRVCQGLAVGGEWGGAALMSLEHAESGKRGFAAAFTNAGAPTGALLGTLALAAVSLLPDEQFLTWGWRIPFLISAFMLALGLFIRARVSESPLFTAALKETAKKETAPPIVTILRRPRAVVVAAMSCIASFGMQTAFTTFAITFGVSSGAQRSDVLLAFSICQFCAIFLVLGSARLSDRIGRRPVMLAGLGAMIVSVYPLFLLLSTGRFLFIALAFVGYTVCHSATYGPMAAFISEQFGTRARYTGASLGYQLATLIGAGFTPVILASLFASSGKSILPVGLFIIALCVVSAVFLVATKESKDNDLSADTPSA
- the couL gene encoding p-hydroxycinnamoyl-CoA synthetase produces the protein MNNEGIGSWLERRIAMTPKSEALVFDGQAVTYEEMALRTRRLAHGLRALGVDKGDCVGFFGFNDPAALEVMFAAGLLGATYLPLNARLTAEEARYVLRDSRCSTVIFGDQQSDVARELAQSETPVTTWIGLDDSWPGLTYEEVRAGRPDTRIDERVGLDDLSVLMYSSGTTGAPKGVMLSHGNMLWNALNQLLAQDMTSKDRTLSVAPLFHIGGIGGAVTPTLLTGGTVVLLRKFDAGVVLDTIEKERITTFFAVPTMIQELWHHPRFAGADLSSLRAICVAGAPVPEALISPWQERGVAIAQAYGLTETAPSVTMLSGDDVRAKVGSAGKRTFFTDVDVVRPDGSSAEPNEVGEIVAQGPNVMLGYLNQPDATARTVVDGWLHTGDAGYFDDDGFLFICDRYKDMYISGGENVYPAEIEAALLKLDGIREAAVIGVPHEKWGETGMAFVVAADGTSLDAETVRTRLRERLAGFKIPTFVQIAEELPRTATGKIRKPDLRSRAGAYLSTSRG
- a CDS encoding DJ-1/PfpI family protein is translated as MKHIGIVLFDDVEELDVVGPWEVLSAWTRTYPDDGYAVSCLSATGGSVRCAKGLVLGAHHSYADAPSLEVLIHPGGRGTRPQLLDHEHLDWVRRQRTDVPLMAGVCTGSLVYAKAGLLKDRPATTHWASLALLAEIDPSIDVRPDDRFVDDGDVITSAGVSAGIDMALHLVARFAGAERAREVRRYIQYEPQ